In Vibrio echinoideorum, the following proteins share a genomic window:
- a CDS encoding NUDIX hydrolase has protein sequence MSKVIHQWKSISLIEENVTLPTNVVVKHTTIHHPGAAVILPITSSGKIILINQFRPSLKKWLLELPAGTMEVDETPLECAQRELEEETGYSACSFQSLGQVTPLAGFCDEIQYLFVAKDLNHTTRFECDEDEVIEVIELSLEELHDKIRHDQITDTKTIACLSKAQLCGYL, from the coding sequence ATGAGTAAAGTTATCCATCAATGGAAAAGTATTTCTCTCATAGAAGAGAACGTGACGCTCCCTACGAATGTCGTGGTAAAACATACAACAATACACCACCCTGGCGCGGCAGTTATTCTACCAATCACTTCGTCTGGAAAGATTATCCTCATTAACCAATTCCGCCCTTCGCTTAAAAAGTGGTTGTTAGAGCTACCCGCAGGAACGATGGAAGTTGATGAGACACCACTTGAGTGTGCACAACGCGAGCTCGAAGAAGAGACAGGCTACAGTGCTTGCTCGTTCCAAAGTTTGGGGCAAGTTACCCCACTCGCAGGGTTCTGCGATGAAATACAATATTTGTTCGTTGCAAAAGATCTCAACCACACAACTCGCTTCGAGTGTGATGAAGATGAAGTAATAGAAGTCATCGAGCTTAGCTTAGAAGAATTGCACGATAAAATACGACACGATCAAATTACCGATACAAAAACCATCGCTTGTTTAAGCAAAGCACAACTATGTGGCTATTTATAA
- a CDS encoding ATPase RavA domain-containing protein, giving the protein MNPSISSHADKALLSERINKLAHALSDGVYEREDTIKLCLLAALAGESVFLLGPPGIAKSLIAKRLIQAFDNSSYFEYLMTRFSTPEEVFGPLSIQELKDNGRYVRLTEGYLPTAQVVFLDEIWKAGPAILNTLLTVVNEKTFKNGSEIERVPMRLLVSASNELPDEDSGLEALYDRMLVRVFVNRIQNKQNFKSMLTTGTSQEAVIPKGLAITDIEYHQWQKELDKLELTDNSFDKLFELKTMLEETVKKQGSSAETELYVSDRRWKKAVKLLKASAFFSGRDSVNPLDIMLLQDCLWHSPESRDVVRSVVKDFALNRAFDQQESKAQIDMSREELEEIQDDVESTLSVSLSMESTSGLLRKDVYQNDIKNAKMYSVGSAYNLVKLVLLQSNMSVSESEKGDSRWVYVAKDDFDRVLKEGHGDIYGYVNENKNLCRLKLDLDASNQLVIKDIANRSVLVSVVTSDGLDQELYNKWLSGAERALEQLTEAEFKLKRVRTEFHDALPHSYIDPELPKAMESSLQAVTQDLETTKVKSSKIAQRIKFMSQYFE; this is encoded by the coding sequence ATGAACCCTTCTATTTCCTCACATGCTGACAAGGCGCTACTCTCTGAAAGAATCAATAAATTAGCGCATGCTCTGTCTGATGGTGTCTATGAAAGAGAAGACACGATTAAGCTATGTTTGCTGGCTGCTCTGGCTGGCGAAAGTGTGTTTTTATTGGGCCCTCCAGGTATTGCAAAAAGCCTTATCGCAAAACGCCTCATTCAGGCTTTTGACAACAGTAGTTATTTCGAATATTTGATGACGCGTTTCTCTACACCAGAGGAAGTATTTGGCCCATTAAGCATTCAAGAATTAAAAGACAACGGTCGCTATGTAAGATTGACCGAAGGTTACTTACCAACAGCACAAGTCGTATTCCTTGATGAGATCTGGAAAGCCGGCCCTGCGATCCTTAATACGTTGCTGACTGTGGTAAACGAAAAAACATTCAAAAATGGCAGTGAAATTGAACGCGTGCCAATGCGTTTGTTAGTGTCTGCATCAAACGAACTTCCAGATGAAGACAGTGGCTTAGAAGCACTGTATGACCGAATGCTGGTTCGCGTGTTTGTAAACCGTATTCAAAACAAACAAAACTTTAAATCGATGCTGACTACTGGCACATCTCAAGAGGCGGTTATTCCAAAAGGCTTAGCGATTACTGATATTGAATACCATCAATGGCAGAAAGAACTCGATAAGTTGGAACTGACTGATAACTCGTTTGACAAGCTGTTTGAACTTAAAACCATGCTTGAAGAGACGGTCAAGAAACAAGGTTCATCTGCAGAGACTGAGTTGTACGTTTCGGACAGACGTTGGAAGAAAGCCGTTAAGCTATTGAAAGCGAGTGCGTTCTTCAGTGGTCGAGATAGCGTGAATCCATTGGATATTATGCTACTGCAAGATTGTTTATGGCATAGCCCAGAATCGCGTGATGTGGTTCGTAGTGTTGTAAAAGACTTTGCATTGAATCGAGCGTTTGACCAACAAGAGTCGAAAGCTCAGATCGATATGTCACGTGAAGAGTTAGAAGAAATTCAAGACGATGTCGAATCGACGTTGTCTGTATCGTTGTCGATGGAGTCAACCAGCGGCTTGCTGCGTAAAGACGTTTATCAAAACGATATCAAAAACGCGAAGATGTACAGCGTTGGCAGCGCATACAACCTAGTGAAGTTGGTATTGCTTCAAAGCAACATGTCAGTTTCTGAATCAGAGAAAGGGGATAGCCGTTGGGTATACGTAGCTAAGGATGACTTCGACCGTGTGCTAAAAGAAGGCCATGGTGATATTTATGGTTACGTTAACGAAAACAAAAACCTGTGCCGTTTAAAACTGGATCTCGATGCTTCAAACCAGTTGGTTATTAAAGATATCGCCAATCGTTCTGTATTGGTGAGTGTCGTGACATCTGATGGATTGGACCAAGAATTGTACAACAAGTGGTTAAGTGGCGCGGAGAGAGCACTAGAACAGTTGACTGAAGCCGAGTTCAAGTTAAAGAGAGTACGCACCGAGTTCCACGATGCACTACCTCATAGCTACATCGACCCTGAGCTACCAAAAGCGATGGAGTCAAGCTTACAAGCGGTAACTCAAGATCTTGAGACCACAAAAGTGAAGAGCAGTAAAATCGCCCAACGTATTAAGTTTATGAGTCAGTACTTCGAGTAA
- the viaA gene encoding ATPase RavA stimulator ViaA, with amino-acid sequence MLGADGLNLALMVADSGIIDTAMNDLIARSQVMMAAENKGVKTSVKNHLVKWRGKVKKRVTKVCETDRFQEELALYQEVIYWNESQFFDDIDSVIKKLEWHSAFYLQARRLMEHNKGVYNAMFPHYFCDQWYQSLSDAIKQAQVIELETSKEKVLADLYQRMETMKNMDKVTESGDEGSVGRLWDMASAKLSKTDLTVMKRHAEFLNKHKGLREIAEKLGRMAGEEDDPSLHKAPVEELQMVEEKSDEAVDDIVGIHESDDLNKMLPNETMFLAYPELEVIFYKHLADKRLLSYRSQGKSRTLRKVKAQKPDSKNIDIEKGPFIVCVDASGSMSGFPEQSAKAMAYALMQIALAEERDCYVILFSSEQITYELTRQDGLREASDFLSYSFHGGTDLEPVLMKSIDLMTGDKYKNADLIVLSDFIAPKQSDEMIAQVEKLKEHKNRFHAVSLSKYGNPQLMTMFDHCWAYHPSLVGRFMKKW; translated from the coding sequence ATGTTAGGAGCAGACGGCTTAAACCTTGCTTTAATGGTTGCTGACTCAGGCATTATTGATACGGCGATGAATGATCTCATCGCTCGATCTCAAGTTATGATGGCTGCTGAAAACAAAGGCGTGAAGACGTCAGTAAAAAACCACTTGGTCAAATGGCGCGGGAAAGTGAAAAAACGCGTGACCAAAGTGTGTGAGACCGATAGGTTCCAAGAGGAACTTGCGCTCTATCAAGAAGTTATTTATTGGAATGAGTCCCAGTTTTTTGATGACATAGACAGTGTCATCAAAAAACTGGAGTGGCACTCTGCATTTTATCTACAAGCAAGACGTCTAATGGAACATAACAAGGGCGTTTACAACGCAATGTTCCCTCATTATTTCTGCGACCAGTGGTATCAATCACTTTCTGATGCAATCAAGCAAGCTCAAGTGATCGAGCTTGAAACCAGTAAAGAAAAGGTACTCGCCGACTTATATCAGCGCATGGAAACCATGAAAAACATGGATAAAGTGACGGAATCTGGTGATGAAGGCAGCGTAGGACGCTTGTGGGATATGGCATCAGCTAAGCTCAGTAAAACTGACTTAACGGTAATGAAGCGTCATGCCGAGTTTTTGAACAAGCATAAAGGTTTACGAGAGATAGCTGAAAAACTAGGTCGAATGGCAGGTGAGGAAGATGATCCTTCTCTACACAAAGCACCTGTAGAAGAACTGCAGATGGTGGAAGAGAAAAGTGATGAAGCGGTCGACGATATCGTGGGGATTCATGAAAGCGACGATCTAAACAAGATGCTTCCAAACGAAACCATGTTTTTAGCTTACCCTGAACTTGAAGTTATCTTTTACAAACACTTGGCGGACAAGCGCCTGTTGAGCTATCGCTCACAAGGTAAATCTCGTACGTTACGTAAAGTTAAAGCGCAAAAGCCAGATAGCAAGAACATCGATATTGAAAAAGGGCCGTTCATCGTCTGCGTGGATGCTTCAGGTTCAATGAGTGGCTTCCCAGAGCAATCGGCCAAAGCGATGGCTTATGCGTTGATGCAAATTGCTCTTGCGGAAGAGAGAGACTGTTACGTGATTCTGTTCTCTTCTGAGCAGATCACCTATGAGTTAACAAGGCAAGATGGTTTGCGTGAAGCTAGTGACTTCTTAAGCTACTCGTTCCACGGCGGTACCGATTTAGAACCGGTTCTAATGAAGTCGATTGATTTGATGACGGGTGATAAATACAAGAATGCAGATTTGATCGTGCTATCCGATTTTATCGCGCCAAAGCAATCTGATGAAATGATTGCCCAAGTAGAAAAGCTCAAAGAACACAAAAACCGTTTCCATGCGGTAAGCCTTTCTAAATACGGCAACCCGCAACTTATGACCATGTTTGACCATTGTTGGGCTTATCACCCAAGTTTAGTCGGTCGTTTTATGAAGAAGTGGTAG
- a CDS encoding Hpt domain-containing protein: protein MQSGPSKSNNIDWLNSYPSDQRIYLAEVYISVMQEDLEQLRDTKPERAKTLQIMHRIKGGLSSIGHLPLEQLIKVEEQDLKAGNNNVEQTNFNTIKLISHSVELIEDWLNINSVGN, encoded by the coding sequence ATGCAATCTGGACCGAGTAAATCCAATAACATCGATTGGTTAAATAGCTACCCTAGCGATCAAAGAATTTACCTTGCTGAAGTTTACATTAGCGTAATGCAAGAAGACTTAGAGCAACTAAGGGATACAAAGCCTGAGCGCGCAAAAACCTTGCAAATCATGCACCGCATAAAGGGTGGCCTTTCTTCAATCGGACACCTCCCACTAGAGCAACTCATTAAAGTTGAAGAGCAAGATTTGAAAGCCGGAAATAACAATGTCGAACAGACAAATTTCAATACGATTAAATTAATCTCACACAGTGTCGAGTTAATTGAAGATTGGCTTAATATTAATAGCGTAGGAAATTAA
- the ltaE gene encoding low-specificity L-threonine aldolase codes for MDFRSDTVTKPSQAMRDVMANADVGDDVYGDDPTVNGLEQWAANETGFEAAMFTSSGTQANLLGLMAHCERGDEYLCGQQAHNYKYEAGGAAVLGSIQPQPIENNPDGTLDFKKLAAAIKPDDSHFARTKLLSLENTINGKVLPMSYLVEARDFVNQHGLQMHLDGARVYNAAIALDVHVKEIAQHFDSMTICLSKGLGAPVGSLLLGNKEYIAKARRLRKMVGGGMRQAGILAAAGKMALTENVAQLKVDHENAKNLAIGLSKLEGFSVNPDFIQTNIVFAKLDESVDINRIARELGEQGITMSPSNPVRFVTHRDINAEDIARFLVAIEKSL; via the coding sequence ATGGACTTTCGTTCTGATACCGTAACCAAGCCTTCACAAGCTATGCGTGATGTAATGGCGAACGCAGATGTGGGTGACGATGTCTACGGAGATGACCCTACCGTAAACGGTCTAGAGCAATGGGCTGCCAATGAAACCGGCTTTGAAGCTGCAATGTTCACCTCTTCTGGCACTCAAGCCAACTTACTTGGCCTCATGGCTCACTGCGAACGTGGTGACGAGTATCTGTGTGGCCAACAAGCTCACAACTACAAATACGAAGCCGGCGGCGCTGCTGTTTTAGGTTCTATTCAGCCTCAGCCAATCGAGAACAACCCAGACGGCACGTTAGATTTTAAAAAACTTGCAGCTGCGATTAAACCAGATGACAGCCACTTTGCGCGTACTAAGCTTTTGAGTTTAGAAAATACGATTAATGGTAAAGTGCTGCCAATGTCTTACTTAGTTGAGGCTCGTGATTTCGTAAACCAACATGGTCTACAAATGCATTTAGATGGCGCACGTGTTTACAACGCTGCTATCGCTTTAGATGTCCACGTAAAAGAAATCGCACAGCACTTCGACTCAATGACGATTTGTTTATCGAAAGGTTTAGGCGCTCCGGTCGGTTCGCTACTTTTGGGCAACAAAGAGTACATCGCTAAAGCCCGTCGTCTCCGTAAGATGGTTGGTGGCGGTATGCGTCAAGCCGGTATTCTTGCTGCTGCAGGTAAAATGGCGCTGACTGAAAATGTTGCTCAACTAAAAGTTGACCACGAGAACGCGAAAAACCTAGCAATTGGCCTAAGTAAACTGGAAGGTTTCTCTGTTAATCCTGATTTCATTCAAACTAACATCGTGTTTGCTAAGTTAGATGAATCTGTGGATATTAACCGCATCGCGCGCGAGTTAGGTGAACAAGGTATTACGATGTCACCGAGTAATCCTGTTCGGTTTGTTACTCACCGTGATATTAACGCGGAAGACATTGCTCGCTTCCTAGTCGCTATAGAGAAGTCGCTATAA
- a CDS encoding response regulator has protein sequence MNNDIKKYTVLVADDSRLVTSSVTTILRQIGFESISYAYKPFDVIHQCRQNSFDIIICDYNFQTQLTGYQLLEELKHARILKSTTVFMFLTGENDYNVVRSIVDSDPDDYLLKPFNKQFFIKRIFSSLNRKVVLSPIFEKLTELDFAGVVRECDELQPFHPEYSKLIRKYKASALLKSKQFNKAQEEYESLLEEDDLDWIKTGLASTLIETDQVDEAKEILSLVKSRKNNPYFHDEMSNIYSIEEDLPNAIDHLKQSAMLLDAGAHRELVIANLSIAAGAYQDSFTYMKRYYEKNINTFRGGFYTKINYMRTFLYKQTLGGSINLFERQLISYNSILNDIGKTPELILQDKLISAHIGLIKGDLKTATLSIKQALNYTSEFHFYDFYHLCFLLEQCSFLSETPTFVARLEDSINKDQHPSIIRSQIHMLNGFKERLQTSQQQLSNIRKEMILMKSSDRLTKDKQLDYYLDIHNLLPHSKKTCLAIIKLSALLSTPYEGKHDIRIKINKCNDVLVNLYTKEELSSLNYNQILYKARGRATY, from the coding sequence ATGAATAACGATATAAAAAAATATACGGTACTGGTTGCAGACGACTCTCGACTCGTTACAAGCAGTGTAACCACAATTTTGCGCCAAATCGGTTTTGAATCCATATCTTATGCATACAAACCTTTCGATGTTATTCATCAATGCCGCCAGAACTCGTTTGACATTATAATCTGTGACTACAACTTCCAAACCCAATTGACGGGCTACCAACTGCTGGAAGAACTCAAACACGCTCGAATTTTAAAATCGACGACGGTTTTTATGTTCCTTACTGGTGAAAATGATTACAACGTCGTGCGATCTATCGTGGATTCAGACCCTGACGATTACCTGCTTAAACCCTTTAATAAACAGTTCTTTATTAAACGGATATTTTCATCCTTAAATCGCAAAGTGGTCCTCTCGCCGATCTTTGAGAAGTTAACTGAACTCGATTTTGCTGGTGTTGTGCGTGAGTGCGACGAGCTTCAGCCATTTCACCCTGAATACTCGAAACTTATCCGAAAGTACAAAGCCTCTGCCTTGCTAAAAAGTAAGCAGTTTAATAAAGCTCAAGAAGAGTATGAAAGCTTACTCGAAGAAGATGACTTGGACTGGATTAAAACCGGCCTAGCGAGCACGCTCATTGAAACAGACCAAGTGGATGAAGCCAAAGAAATCCTCAGCTTAGTAAAATCCAGAAAGAACAACCCATACTTTCACGACGAAATGTCGAACATATACTCAATTGAAGAAGACCTGCCCAACGCGATAGATCATTTGAAACAGTCAGCGATGTTACTTGATGCGGGCGCACATCGTGAATTGGTGATTGCGAATCTATCTATCGCTGCTGGGGCTTATCAAGACTCTTTTACTTATATGAAAAGGTATTACGAGAAGAACATTAATACCTTTCGTGGTGGGTTTTATACAAAGATTAACTACATGCGTACTTTTCTCTATAAACAAACACTTGGAGGTTCAATAAACCTCTTTGAAAGGCAACTTATTTCATACAATTCGATTCTCAATGATATCGGTAAAACGCCAGAGCTTATTCTTCAGGATAAACTTATCTCTGCGCACATTGGATTGATCAAAGGTGACCTAAAAACGGCAACGCTAAGTATCAAACAAGCTCTCAATTATACCTCTGAGTTTCATTTTTATGATTTCTACCACCTTTGCTTCTTATTGGAACAATGCTCATTTTTAAGCGAAACACCGACATTCGTAGCAAGGTTGGAAGACAGCATTAATAAAGACCAACACCCGAGTATTATTCGGAGCCAAATTCATATGCTCAATGGCTTTAAAGAACGCTTGCAAACATCACAGCAACAGTTAAGTAATATCAGAAAAGAAATGATACTCATGAAATCATCGGACCGTCTAACAAAAGACAAACAGCTCGATTACTATCTCGATATTCATAATCTTTTGCCGCATTCGAAAAAGACATGTTTGGCAATTATCAAGCTTTCAGCCTTGCTCAGCACTCCCTATGAAGGTAAACACGATATTCGTATCAAAATAAACAAGTGCAACGACGTATTGGTTAACTTATATACTAAAGAAGAGTTGAGCAGTCTAAATTACAACCAAATACTGTATAAAGCACGAGGTCGCGCTACCTATTAG